A single region of the Plantactinospora soyae genome encodes:
- a CDS encoding LuxR C-terminal-related transcriptional regulator, whose protein sequence is MTASGEVDISAREAEVLALLGERCTNAEIAARLFISVRTVESHVSSLLRKCGVADRRALSAFAAARAATPPRRTGGVAALPVPRTRFVGRRQERDSVLAALPDTRLVMLVGTGGVGKSRLAVELAAEAAPRFPDGGAFVDLVPVRDGFVAQAVAAALGVTPSPRQPLTEAIVMWLGESRSLLVLDNCEHLLDAVAVFAERILSGCPGVSIVATSRERLGAPGERVVPVLPLPDSDGRELFDDRAGAAGSAADDPVVVGELCVRLDNLPLAIELAAARSASLGAAGLLAALQDPLRMLSGGRDADQRHRSLRAVLNWSYGLLDDVEQVLFRRLAVFAGGFDLGAAMVVSGGDSLAETADLLGRLVDKSLVTHQRDAGRWRLLGTVRAFARELLDADQGRAEVFDRYLDWASTAAGKLVERLGDEWRDDFDALADDLRAALLICPSASGTTCHRLARALGRLTYARRFLADSVSYYLQAAERAPGPADAALDLRSAADCAMIGMASGARVVDLLLASARRAEAAGDGNAMAITLARLVELVNRCDGRIASDISHERLGGLLDEARAVGDPGDPAVAAAIAVAAAWNVSSRRFDADPVLARTAAEVARNSGDPVLVSAGLDALGSAAAQTGRPAEAYRISQERLGLLPTLDRTDPRAAPEIDDIFQMAATSALRAGDLPSALDLARQMVQDDLFGNRSYYAVSTLVPALLLTGGIDEALGHANVLWDGWQRAGRPPVGYMVSVAASAVLGYGLRHHRENLLLWRRRLAEFPGGPSVDVSRLPSVVFAQCRTAVHLNQFADASRLVDRAFGDFHSYRYDTYACAAGAELAVVAGLPDAVERISVADRTTAGNAWSDACLTRARGRLHGDVDALAASLAGFRRIGARAEHAYTLLLLPGREPEGRAELESLGLPPPPASGKPPPVGGKPPPVGGR, encoded by the coding sequence GTGACGGCGTCAGGGGAAGTCGACATCTCGGCACGCGAGGCGGAGGTGCTCGCGCTGCTCGGTGAACGGTGCACCAACGCCGAGATCGCCGCGCGGCTGTTCATCTCCGTCCGTACCGTGGAAAGCCACGTGTCGTCGTTGCTGCGCAAGTGCGGCGTCGCCGACCGCCGGGCCCTGTCGGCGTTCGCTGCCGCCCGCGCTGCGACGCCGCCCCGGCGTACCGGTGGTGTCGCGGCTCTGCCGGTGCCGCGTACCAGGTTTGTCGGCCGCCGGCAGGAGCGGGACTCGGTGCTGGCCGCGCTGCCGGACACCCGGCTGGTGATGCTGGTCGGAACGGGTGGAGTCGGCAAGAGCCGACTCGCCGTCGAACTCGCCGCCGAGGCCGCGCCGCGGTTCCCGGACGGCGGTGCCTTCGTCGATCTCGTCCCGGTACGGGACGGCTTCGTGGCCCAGGCGGTGGCCGCCGCGCTGGGTGTCACCCCGAGTCCCCGGCAGCCGCTGACCGAGGCCATCGTGATGTGGCTCGGCGAGAGCCGGTCGCTGCTGGTGCTGGACAACTGCGAGCACCTGCTCGACGCGGTCGCGGTGTTCGCCGAGCGGATCCTGTCCGGCTGTCCGGGCGTGTCCATCGTCGCCACCAGTCGCGAGCGCCTGGGCGCGCCCGGGGAGCGGGTGGTGCCGGTGCTGCCGCTGCCGGATTCCGACGGCCGGGAACTCTTCGACGATCGCGCTGGTGCGGCCGGCTCCGCCGCCGACGACCCGGTGGTGGTCGGGGAACTCTGCGTACGCCTGGACAACCTGCCGTTGGCGATCGAACTCGCCGCCGCGCGCAGCGCGTCGCTCGGCGCCGCCGGTCTGCTCGCCGCCCTGCAGGATCCGCTGCGGATGTTGTCCGGCGGCCGGGATGCCGACCAACGGCACCGCTCGTTGCGCGCGGTACTCAACTGGAGTTACGGCCTGCTCGACGACGTCGAACAGGTGCTGTTCCGGCGTCTTGCCGTGTTCGCCGGTGGCTTCGACCTCGGCGCGGCCATGGTCGTGTCGGGCGGGGACAGCCTGGCCGAGACCGCGGATCTGCTCGGCCGGCTGGTGGACAAGAGCCTGGTGACGCACCAGCGCGACGCGGGTCGATGGCGGCTGTTGGGCACCGTACGGGCGTTCGCGCGGGAGCTGTTGGACGCCGACCAGGGCCGGGCCGAGGTGTTCGACCGCTATCTGGACTGGGCGTCCACGGCGGCCGGGAAACTGGTCGAGCGGCTGGGCGACGAGTGGCGGGACGACTTCGACGCCCTCGCCGACGACCTGCGCGCCGCGCTGCTGATCTGTCCGTCCGCCTCCGGCACCACGTGCCACCGGTTGGCGCGCGCGCTCGGCCGGCTCACGTACGCGCGCCGGTTCCTGGCGGACTCGGTGAGCTACTACCTCCAGGCGGCCGAGCGGGCGCCCGGACCTGCCGATGCGGCGCTGGATCTGCGTAGCGCGGCGGACTGCGCGATGATCGGCATGGCATCGGGAGCACGGGTCGTCGACCTGCTGCTCGCCTCCGCCCGACGCGCCGAGGCCGCCGGCGACGGCAATGCCATGGCGATCACGCTGGCCCGGCTGGTCGAACTCGTCAACCGCTGCGACGGCCGCATCGCCAGCGACATCTCCCACGAGCGCCTGGGCGGCCTGCTCGACGAGGCCCGTGCCGTCGGCGACCCCGGTGATCCCGCCGTCGCCGCCGCCATCGCCGTCGCCGCGGCGTGGAACGTCTCCAGCCGCAGATTCGACGCCGATCCCGTGCTCGCCCGTACCGCAGCGGAGGTGGCCCGGAACAGCGGTGACCCGGTGCTGGTCAGCGCGGGCCTCGATGCACTGGGCAGTGCGGCGGCGCAGACGGGCAGGCCGGCGGAGGCATACCGGATCAGCCAGGAGCGGTTGGGCCTGCTGCCGACACTCGACCGCACCGACCCGCGAGCGGCACCGGAGATCGACGACATCTTCCAGATGGCGGCCACCTCCGCACTGCGGGCCGGTGACCTGCCCAGCGCGCTGGATCTGGCGCGGCAGATGGTGCAGGACGACCTTTTCGGCAACCGCTCCTACTACGCCGTGAGCACCCTCGTACCGGCGCTGCTGCTCACGGGCGGTATCGACGAGGCGCTGGGGCATGCCAACGTGCTGTGGGACGGTTGGCAGCGGGCCGGACGCCCGCCGGTCGGCTACATGGTGAGCGTCGCGGCGTCCGCGGTACTCGGCTACGGGCTGCGCCACCACCGCGAGAATCTCCTACTCTGGCGTCGTCGCCTCGCGGAGTTCCCAGGTGGCCCCAGCGTCGACGTGTCGCGACTTCCGTCGGTGGTCTTCGCCCAGTGCCGTACCGCCGTCCACCTCAATCAGTTCGCCGACGCGTCGAGGCTGGTCGACCGGGCCTTCGGCGACTTCCACTCGTACCGGTACGACACGTACGCCTGTGCCGCGGGTGCGGAGTTGGCGGTCGTCGCCGGGCTGCCGGATGCGGTGGAACGGATCTCGGTCGCCGACCGGACGACGGCCGGGAACGCGTGGTCTGATGCCTGCCTGACCCGGGCCAGGGGCCGGTTGCACGGCGACGTCGACGCGCTCGCCGCCTCGCTGGCCGGTTTCCGGCGGATCGGTGCCCGGGCCGAGCACGCGTACACGTTGCTGCTCCTGCCGGGCCGCGAGCCCGAGGGGCGGGCCGAACTCGAGTCGCTGGGGCTGCCGCCGCCACCGGCCAGCGGGAAGCCGCCACCCGTCGGTGGGAAGCCGCCACCCGTCGGCGGGAGGTAG
- the thrC gene encoding threonine synthase, with protein sequence MTSIIDATPSQTTEVTPSPARALVCRGCGSEYPLVAQHACFECFGPLEVGYDTEALARVTRADIEAGPQNLWRYAALLPTGQDPATRVTLDPGLTPLVPAPGLAAELGIRAPLWVKDDSANPTHSFKDRVVSVALTAARELGFTRFACASTGNLANSVAAHAARAGVPSIVFIPGDLELGKVVTTAVYGGDVVAIDGSYDDVNRLCGELVETDEFEDTAFVNVNVRPYYAEGSKTLGYEVAEQLGWRIPEQVVIPMASGELLTKIDKAFSELVEIGLVEAPANGWKVFGAQSAGCNPIATALHAGTDVITPVRPTGIAKSLNIGDPAAGLYALEAVRRTGGWMEYADDEEIRSGIRQLARTTGVFAETAGGVTVAVLAKLVASGRLDPDAETVVYNTGEGLKTLDAVAAQVGPTYRVKPSLRAVRDAGLLG encoded by the coding sequence ATGACGTCGATCATCGACGCGACCCCCAGTCAGACCACCGAGGTCACCCCCAGCCCCGCCCGCGCGCTGGTCTGTCGCGGCTGCGGATCCGAGTACCCGCTCGTCGCCCAGCATGCCTGCTTCGAGTGTTTCGGCCCGCTGGAGGTCGGCTACGACACCGAGGCACTGGCCCGGGTCACCCGGGCCGACATCGAGGCCGGCCCGCAGAACCTGTGGCGGTACGCCGCCCTGCTGCCGACCGGCCAGGACCCGGCCACCCGGGTCACCCTCGACCCCGGCCTCACCCCGCTGGTTCCGGCCCCCGGCCTCGCCGCCGAGCTGGGCATCCGGGCGCCGCTCTGGGTCAAGGACGACAGCGCCAACCCCACCCACTCGTTCAAGGACCGGGTTGTCTCGGTGGCGCTGACCGCCGCCCGGGAGCTCGGCTTCACCCGGTTCGCCTGCGCCTCGACCGGCAACCTGGCGAACTCGGTCGCCGCGCACGCGGCCCGGGCCGGGGTGCCGTCGATCGTCTTCATCCCCGGCGACCTGGAACTGGGCAAGGTGGTCACCACCGCCGTCTACGGCGGGGACGTGGTCGCGATCGACGGGTCGTACGACGACGTGAACCGGCTCTGCGGCGAACTGGTGGAGACCGACGAGTTCGAGGACACCGCGTTCGTCAACGTCAACGTCCGGCCGTACTACGCCGAGGGCTCGAAGACCCTGGGGTACGAGGTCGCCGAGCAGTTGGGTTGGCGGATTCCGGAGCAGGTGGTCATCCCGATGGCCAGCGGCGAACTGCTCACCAAGATTGACAAGGCGTTCAGCGAACTGGTCGAGATCGGCCTGGTCGAGGCCCCGGCCAACGGCTGGAAGGTCTTCGGCGCCCAGTCGGCGGGCTGCAACCCGATCGCCACGGCGCTGCACGCCGGCACCGACGTGATCACCCCGGTCCGGCCGACCGGCATCGCGAAGTCGCTCAACATCGGCGACCCGGCCGCCGGCCTCTACGCCCTGGAGGCGGTACGCCGGACCGGCGGCTGGATGGAGTACGCCGACGACGAGGAGATCCGGTCGGGGATCCGACAGTTGGCCCGGACCACCGGCGTGTTCGCCGAGACGGCCGGCGGGGTCACCGTGGCCGTACTGGCGAAGCTGGTGGCGAGCGGTCGGCTGGATCCGGACGCCGAGACGGTCGTCTACAACACCGGCGAGGGCCTCAAGACCCTCGACGCGGTGGCGGCCCAGGTCGGCCCGACGTACCGGGTCAAGCCGTCGCTGCGCGCGGTCCGCGACGCCGGCCTGCTCGGCTGA
- a CDS encoding dienelactone hydrolase family protein: protein MRDAMQAGTVRITGAGGDEIEAYLAQPVGSEPRGGVVVIHHMPGYDESTKEITRRLASYGYAAICPNLYSREAPGASPDDAAATARAAGGVPDDRLVGDVGGAADHLRGLPASNGKVGVIGYCSGGRQAFLAACRLPLDAAVDCYGAFVVGNPPENFPLAVTPLLDQAGSLSCPLLGMFGADDQYPSPAQVAELAGELTRLGKPHEFHSYPDAGHGFFAVDRPSYRPLAATEGWQRVREFFDRQLGA, encoded by the coding sequence TTGCGGGACGCGATGCAGGCCGGAACGGTCCGGATCACCGGGGCGGGCGGGGACGAGATCGAGGCGTACCTGGCCCAGCCGGTCGGCTCGGAGCCGCGCGGGGGCGTGGTGGTGATCCACCACATGCCCGGGTACGACGAGTCGACCAAGGAGATCACCCGGCGACTGGCCAGCTACGGGTACGCGGCCATCTGCCCCAACCTCTACAGCCGGGAGGCGCCGGGCGCCAGCCCCGACGACGCGGCGGCCACGGCTCGGGCCGCTGGCGGCGTACCCGATGACCGGCTGGTCGGTGACGTCGGCGGCGCGGCCGACCACCTGCGCGGGCTCCCCGCCTCGAACGGCAAGGTCGGGGTGATCGGGTACTGCTCCGGTGGGCGGCAGGCGTTCCTGGCCGCCTGCCGGCTGCCGCTGGACGCCGCCGTCGACTGCTACGGCGCGTTCGTCGTCGGCAACCCGCCGGAGAACTTCCCGCTGGCCGTGACACCGCTGCTGGACCAGGCGGGCTCGCTCTCCTGCCCGCTGCTCGGCATGTTCGGCGCGGACGACCAGTACCCCTCTCCCGCCCAGGTGGCGGAGTTGGCTGGAGAGCTGACCCGGCTGGGCAAGCCACACGAGTTCCACAGCTACCCCGACGCCGGACACGGCTTCTTCGCCGTGGACCGGCCCAGCTACCGGCCGCTCGCCGCGACCGAGGGCTGGCAGCGGGTCCGCGAGTTCTTCGACCGCCAACTCGGCGCCTGA
- a CDS encoding cold-shock protein, which yields MAQGTVKWFNSEKGYGFIAVDGGQDVFVHFSAIEMDGYKALDDGQRVEFEIAQGQKGPQAEKVRLIA from the coding sequence GTGGCGCAGGGCACCGTGAAGTGGTTCAACAGCGAAAAGGGCTACGGCTTCATCGCGGTCGATGGTGGACAGGACGTCTTCGTCCACTTCTCCGCGATCGAGATGGACGGCTACAAGGCGCTTGACGACGGTCAGCGCGTCGAGTTCGAGATCGCTCAGGGTCAGAAGGGCCCGCAGGCGGAAAAGGTTCGCCTGATCGCCTGA
- a CDS encoding GNAT family N-acetyltransferase — MDIVVTPLHLAAADGDAAAERAYAIEAACRAFEQPDMPPLSRQRFFGGLRHPWPGDEERHALAYLDGVPVGRLALTLPQLENRENAQVVLMVHPEHRRRGVGRALHDYAVGLLREQSRKRMIGETASMDPAAGRGAPGDAFAAAMGAHPALADVRRRLDLTTLDEPELDRLLTAGLTRAEGYSIVRWHGRVPDEYAADVAYLDSRLIEDAPIGDLTWEAAKPDVDRLRGIEAALDARGLRFYNCGARDDATGRLVAWTAISLTGDCDWHAFQQITLVEPRHRGHRLGIVIKIENLRYARTHEPALRVVDTYNAAVNEYMISINEALGFQAVAGLNSWQATI, encoded by the coding sequence ATGGACATCGTCGTCACCCCCCTGCACCTCGCCGCCGCGGACGGGGACGCCGCAGCAGAGCGGGCGTACGCGATCGAGGCCGCCTGTCGCGCGTTCGAGCAGCCGGACATGCCGCCGCTGTCCCGGCAGCGCTTCTTCGGCGGGCTGAGGCATCCGTGGCCGGGTGACGAGGAGCGGCACGCGCTGGCCTATCTCGACGGTGTGCCGGTCGGCCGTCTGGCGCTCACCCTGCCCCAGCTGGAGAACCGGGAGAACGCCCAGGTCGTCCTCATGGTGCACCCCGAGCACCGCCGTCGCGGCGTCGGCCGGGCCCTTCACGACTACGCCGTCGGGTTGCTCCGGGAGCAGAGCCGCAAGCGGATGATCGGTGAGACGGCCAGTATGGATCCCGCCGCCGGTCGGGGCGCGCCCGGCGACGCGTTCGCCGCCGCGATGGGGGCGCACCCGGCGCTCGCCGACGTACGCCGCCGGCTCGACCTGACCACGCTGGACGAGCCGGAGCTGGACCGGCTGTTGACCGCCGGCCTGACCCGCGCCGAGGGCTACTCGATCGTGCGCTGGCACGGGCGCGTCCCGGACGAGTACGCGGCGGACGTGGCCTACCTGGACAGCCGGCTGATCGAGGACGCGCCGATCGGCGACCTCACCTGGGAGGCGGCCAAACCGGACGTCGACCGGCTGCGCGGCATAGAAGCGGCACTCGACGCGCGGGGGCTGCGCTTCTACAACTGCGGCGCCCGCGACGACGCGACCGGCCGGCTGGTGGCCTGGACGGCGATCAGCCTCACCGGGGACTGCGACTGGCACGCCTTCCAGCAGATCACCCTGGTCGAACCGCGGCACCGCGGCCACCGCCTGGGCATCGTCATCAAGATCGAGAACCTTCGGTACGCGCGGACGCACGAGCCGGCGCTGCGGGTCGTCGACACGTACAACGCGGCGGTGAACGAGTACATGATCTCGATCAACGAGGCGCTCGGCTTCCAGGCGGTCGCCGGACTTAACAGCTGGCAGGCGACCATCTGA
- a CDS encoding DUF6295 family protein, translating into MCTYVTVRREVEGSGKGAGGWFPVSDATVYVDHPTHAPYAHTLNIDFLNPAAGPAARVAVELTEESALALVEAIHAALAAAPAGMASRDQKL; encoded by the coding sequence ATGTGCACCTACGTCACCGTGCGGCGAGAGGTCGAGGGAAGCGGGAAGGGCGCCGGCGGCTGGTTCCCGGTCAGCGACGCCACCGTCTACGTGGACCACCCGACGCACGCCCCGTACGCCCACACCCTCAACATCGACTTCCTGAACCCGGCCGCCGGGCCGGCCGCCCGGGTCGCGGTCGAGCTGACCGAGGAGTCGGCGCTCGCCCTGGTCGAGGCGATCCACGCCGCGCTCGCCGCCGCTCCGGCCGGGATGGCCAGCCGGGACCAGAAGCTCTGA
- a CDS encoding SRPBCC domain-containing protein — MTDTLRETTVQTHRVYLKASPEQIWAALTESEWTQRYGYGGRIDIEARPGGVYRGYASEAWVGPDVRTVIIEGEVIEAQPGTRLALTWRMTGDPSMATESPTRLSYDIAQDERGLVTLTVTHDVTGAPNTAALLAGDLPGTGGGWPFVLSDLKTLLETGSPLTA, encoded by the coding sequence ATGACCGACACCTTGCGGGAGACGACCGTCCAGACCCACCGGGTCTATCTCAAGGCCAGCCCGGAACAGATCTGGGCCGCGTTGACCGAGTCGGAGTGGACCCAGCGCTACGGCTACGGCGGCCGCATCGACATCGAGGCGCGGCCCGGCGGCGTCTACCGCGGCTACGCCAGTGAGGCGTGGGTCGGCCCGGACGTCCGCACCGTCATCATCGAGGGCGAGGTCATCGAGGCCCAACCGGGCACCCGACTGGCGCTGACCTGGCGGATGACGGGCGACCCCAGCATGGCGACCGAGAGCCCGACCCGGCTCAGCTACGACATCGCCCAGGACGAACGCGGCCTGGTCACGCTCACCGTCACGCACGACGTCACCGGCGCCCCGAACACCGCCGCCCTGCTCGCCGGCGACCTGCCCGGTACCGGTGGTGGTTGGCCGTTCGTGCTCAGCGACCTGAAGACCCTGCTGGAGACCGGATCGCCCCTCACCGCCTGA
- a CDS encoding ABC transporter permease subunit has protein sequence MTTIETNTVGTPDAAGGAAGYRPGATLSIAAEWRRQASRRRTQLALGFMVLLPLVILVAFQFESSGDDDNGGGEFGSLIEMATTGGLNFTLFSLLVSSSFLLVVVVALFCGDTVASEASWGSLRYLLAVPVPRARLLTVKLVVALAYSLLALLLLAGTAMLAGTLRYGWEPLSSTVAAQIPAGEGLLRLLGILGYLAVVLLVVAGLAFLLSVTTDAALGAVGGAVLLWILSSILDQITALGVLRDFLPTHYSQAWLGLLSTPVQTDDIVKGAISAICYATVFWSLAFWRFTRKDVVS, from the coding sequence ATGACGACCATCGAGACCAACACCGTCGGTACGCCGGACGCGGCGGGCGGTGCGGCCGGCTACCGGCCCGGGGCCACGCTCTCGATCGCCGCCGAGTGGCGCCGGCAGGCCTCGCGGCGGCGTACCCAGCTCGCGCTGGGGTTCATGGTGCTGCTGCCACTGGTCATCCTGGTCGCCTTCCAGTTCGAGAGTTCCGGGGACGACGACAACGGCGGGGGCGAGTTCGGCAGCCTGATCGAGATGGCCACCACCGGCGGGCTCAACTTCACCCTCTTCTCGCTGCTCGTCTCGTCGTCGTTCCTGCTGGTCGTCGTGGTGGCGCTGTTCTGCGGCGACACGGTGGCGAGCGAGGCGAGCTGGGGAAGCCTGCGTTACCTGCTGGCCGTACCGGTGCCCCGGGCCCGGCTGCTGACGGTGAAGCTGGTGGTCGCGCTGGCGTACTCGCTGCTGGCCCTGCTGCTGCTCGCCGGCACCGCCATGCTCGCCGGCACCCTCCGGTACGGCTGGGAGCCGCTGAGCAGCACGGTGGCGGCGCAGATCCCGGCCGGGGAGGGGTTGCTACGGCTGCTCGGCATCCTCGGCTACCTGGCGGTCGTACTGCTGGTGGTGGCCGGCCTGGCGTTCCTGCTGTCGGTGACCACGGACGCGGCGCTGGGCGCGGTCGGCGGGGCCGTGCTGCTCTGGATCCTGTCCAGCATCCTGGACCAGATCACCGCGCTCGGGGTGCTCCGGGACTTCCTGCCGACGCACTACAGCCAGGCCTGGCTGGGCCTGCTCTCCACTCCGGTGCAGACCGACGACATCGTCAAGGGCGCCATCTCGGCGATCTGCTACGCCACCGTCTTCTGGTCGCTCGCCTTCTGGCGCTTCACCCGCAAGGACGTCGTCTCCTGA
- the paaN gene encoding phenylacetic acid degradation protein PaaN, with protein sequence MTETPHPFFARHADTLERALTAITERAYWSAYPESPSPRVYGETAAAEGEAAFRAYLDGKFPLDQPGTGDWVATEASPFGIDLGVTYPHADPDVLLAAAAAALPGWRDAGPQTRVGVCLEILARLHAHIFELANAVHATSGQAFVMAFQAGGAHALDRALESLAYAYREMTRQPATASWEKPAGKGDPLRMTKTFHVVPRGVALAIGCNTFPTWNTYPGLFASLVTGNPVVVKPHPRAVLPLAITVRYAREVLAEAGFDPNLMLLAAEAPGEGLASTLALRPEVRIVDFTGSTEYGDWLEANARQAAVYTEKAGVNAIVVDSTDDFAGMCRNIGFSLTLYSGQMCTTPQNILVPAGGIDTDQGHKSFDEVAAGIAGVVGKLTGDPARAVELIGAIVNDGVLARLDEVAGVGEQILPSRSVEHPTYPGAVVRTPLIAKLGADAVGTYGREWLGPISFVISTDSTPHSLALLRQTVGERGALTAAVYSTDDAVLDAAETAAIETGVHLSCNLTGGVFVNQSAAFSDFHGSGANPAANAALTDGAYVANRFRVVQARRHS encoded by the coding sequence ATGACGGAGACCCCGCACCCCTTCTTCGCCCGGCACGCCGACACCCTGGAGCGTGCGCTGACCGCGATCACCGAGCGCGCCTACTGGTCCGCCTATCCCGAGTCGCCCAGCCCCCGGGTGTACGGCGAAACCGCCGCCGCCGAGGGCGAGGCCGCCTTCCGGGCGTACCTCGACGGGAAGTTCCCGCTCGACCAGCCCGGCACCGGCGACTGGGTGGCCACCGAGGCGAGCCCGTTCGGCATCGACCTCGGGGTGACGTACCCGCACGCCGACCCCGACGTGCTGCTGGCCGCAGCCGCGGCCGCGCTGCCCGGCTGGCGCGACGCCGGCCCGCAGACCCGGGTCGGCGTCTGTCTGGAGATCCTGGCCCGGCTGCACGCGCACATCTTCGAGCTGGCCAACGCGGTGCACGCGACCAGCGGGCAGGCGTTCGTGATGGCCTTCCAGGCCGGCGGCGCACACGCCCTGGACCGGGCGCTCGAATCGCTCGCCTACGCGTACCGGGAGATGACCCGGCAGCCGGCGACCGCGTCCTGGGAGAAGCCGGCCGGCAAGGGCGACCCGCTGCGGATGACCAAGACCTTCCACGTGGTGCCGCGTGGCGTGGCGCTGGCGATCGGCTGCAACACCTTCCCGACCTGGAACACCTACCCCGGCCTGTTCGCCTCGCTGGTCACCGGCAACCCGGTCGTGGTCAAGCCGCACCCCCGGGCCGTGCTGCCGCTCGCCATCACCGTCCGGTACGCCCGCGAGGTGCTGGCCGAGGCCGGGTTCGACCCGAACCTGATGCTGCTCGCCGCCGAGGCGCCCGGCGAGGGCCTCGCCTCCACCCTGGCGCTGCGGCCCGAGGTCAGGATCGTCGACTTCACCGGCTCCACCGAGTACGGCGACTGGCTCGAGGCCAACGCCCGGCAGGCCGCCGTCTACACCGAGAAGGCCGGGGTCAACGCGATCGTGGTCGACTCGACCGACGACTTCGCGGGAATGTGCCGCAACATCGGCTTCTCGCTGACCCTCTACAGCGGACAGATGTGCACCACCCCGCAGAACATCCTGGTGCCGGCCGGCGGAATCGACACCGACCAGGGACACAAGAGCTTCGACGAGGTCGCCGCCGGCATCGCCGGGGTGGTCGGGAAGCTCACCGGCGACCCGGCCCGCGCGGTCGAGCTGATCGGCGCGATCGTCAACGACGGCGTACTGGCCCGGCTCGACGAGGTTGCCGGGGTCGGCGAGCAGATCCTGCCGTCCCGCTCCGTCGAGCACCCCACCTACCCCGGTGCGGTGGTCCGGACCCCGCTGATCGCGAAGCTCGGCGCGGACGCCGTCGGCACGTACGGGCGGGAGTGGCTCGGCCCGATCTCGTTCGTCATCTCGACCGACTCCACCCCGCACAGCCTGGCCCTGCTCCGCCAGACGGTCGGCGAACGCGGCGCCCTCACCGCCGCCGTCTACTCCACCGACGACGCGGTCCTCGACGCCGCCGAGACGGCGGCGATCGAAACCGGAGTACACCTGTCCTGCAACCTGACCGGCGGCGTCTTCGTCAACCAGTCGGCCGCGTTCTCCGACTTCCACGGCAGCGGCGCCAACCCGGCCGCGAACGCGGCCCTCACCGACGGCGCGTACGTCGCCAACCGGTTCCGCGTGGTCCAGGCCCGCCGCCACAGCTGA
- a CDS encoding GNAT family N-acetyltransferase translates to MRRVRVTDAARFRAIRLEMLADSPLAFLETLADAAARPHAEVAARVAGMSSGHRSAAFIAEVDGRIVGHAGGQAAYGQPGVSVVFAVYLTPSWRGSGLLAALIDEVAAWSSAAGRRELLLEVVVGNDRAVRAYERLGFVDTGVRVAHPIVPALRELQMRRTT, encoded by the coding sequence ATCCGCCGGGTACGAGTCACCGACGCGGCCCGGTTCCGGGCCATCCGACTGGAGATGCTCGCCGACTCGCCGCTGGCCTTCCTGGAGACCCTCGCCGACGCGGCGGCCCGGCCACACGCCGAGGTAGCCGCCCGGGTCGCCGGGATGTCGTCCGGTCACCGCAGTGCGGCGTTCATCGCCGAGGTCGACGGGCGGATCGTCGGCCACGCCGGTGGACAGGCGGCGTACGGCCAGCCGGGCGTCAGCGTCGTCTTCGCCGTCTACCTCACTCCCTCGTGGCGGGGCAGTGGACTACTGGCCGCCCTGATCGACGAGGTGGCCGCCTGGTCCAGCGCCGCCGGCCGCAGGGAACTACTGCTGGAGGTCGTGGTCGGCAACGACCGGGCCGTACGGGCCTACGAGCGGCTCGGTTTCGTCGACACGGGCGTACGGGTGGCACATCCGATCGTGCCCGCGCTCCGCGAACTACAGATGCGCCGCACCACCTGA